One genomic window of Halobacterium noricense includes the following:
- a CDS encoding NAD(P)/FAD-dependent oxidoreductase has product MSTDVHDLVIAGSGIAGLSAAVYAARADLDPLVLEGDEPGGQLTLTTDVENYLGFPEGVGGMELVQRGKEQAEQFGAQFEHGRIEDAALDGQPLELSLSTGDTIHTRALIVATGASARWVGAENEDELMGAGLSTCATCDGAFHRGDDVLVIGGGDSAMEEALFLAKFADSVTVVHRREELRASEIMADRARDHDDVQFRWNTELEAIHGSQEKGVTGATLVSHPDGYPTEKAESGVDVERETVDVGGVFYAVGHTPNTRFLDETAVERDESGYIFTQADDVGRPTARTSVDGVFAAGDVADPRYRQAITSAGTGSMAALDAEEFLETLRSAAELTTTATA; this is encoded by the coding sequence ATGAGCACGGACGTACACGACCTCGTCATCGCCGGCTCGGGAATCGCCGGCCTCTCGGCAGCGGTCTACGCGGCCCGCGCCGACCTCGACCCCCTCGTCCTCGAGGGCGACGAGCCGGGCGGCCAGCTCACGCTGACGACCGACGTCGAGAACTACCTCGGATTTCCTGAGGGTGTCGGTGGCATGGAACTCGTCCAGCGTGGCAAAGAGCAGGCTGAGCAGTTCGGCGCTCAGTTCGAACACGGTCGCATCGAGGACGCGGCCCTCGACGGCCAGCCGCTGGAGCTATCGCTGTCGACCGGCGACACGATTCACACGCGCGCCCTGATCGTCGCGACCGGTGCGAGCGCGCGCTGGGTCGGCGCCGAGAACGAAGACGAACTGATGGGGGCCGGGCTTTCGACGTGTGCGACCTGTGACGGCGCGTTCCACCGCGGCGACGACGTCCTCGTCATTGGTGGCGGCGACAGCGCCATGGAGGAGGCGTTGTTCCTCGCGAAGTTCGCCGATTCCGTGACGGTCGTCCACCGCCGCGAGGAACTGCGTGCGTCCGAGATCATGGCCGACCGTGCTCGCGACCACGACGACGTCCAGTTCCGGTGGAACACGGAACTCGAAGCCATCCACGGCTCCCAGGAGAAGGGCGTCACCGGTGCCACGCTCGTCTCCCACCCCGATGGCTACCCCACGGAGAAGGCCGAGTCCGGGGTCGACGTCGAGCGGGAGACCGTCGATGTTGGCGGCGTGTTCTACGCGGTGGGCCACACGCCGAACACGCGGTTCCTGGATGAGACTGCCGTCGAACGAGACGAAAGCGGCTACATCTTCACGCAGGCAGACGATGTCGGCCGACCGACGGCCCGGACGAGCGTTGATGGCGTGTTCGCTGCCGGTGACGTCGCTGATCCCCGGTACCGCCAGGCGATCACGTCCGCCGGAACTGGAAGCATGGCCGCGCTCGACGCCGAGGAGTTTCTCGAGACGCTACGCAGTGCAGCGGAGTTGACGACTACCGCGACCGCGTGA
- a CDS encoding AbrB/MazE/SpoVT family DNA-binding domain-containing protein, whose product MSKAESEKVVSVSSRGQATIPKEFREELDIDTPGRVKFVRTEEGEIVVRPIHSVTDLRGVLEGKTDEQGRSAVERLREEREQDKASEEELRQRYASDDEADT is encoded by the coding sequence ATGAGTAAAGCAGAGTCTGAAAAAGTAGTGTCTGTATCGTCGCGCGGCCAAGCGACCATTCCCAAAGAGTTCCGGGAGGAACTCGACATCGACACACCCGGCCGCGTGAAGTTCGTTCGCACCGAGGAGGGCGAAATCGTCGTCCGTCCCATCCACTCGGTCACAGACCTGCGTGGAGTCTTGGAAGGGAAAACCGACGAGCAGGGTCGTTCAGCAGTCGAACGACTGCGGGAGGAACGCGAGCAGGACAAGGCTAGTGAAGAGGAGTTGCGGCAGCGCTACGCCAGTGATGACGAGGCCGACACATGA
- a CDS encoding ParA family protein, with protein MTRRIGITNQKGGVSKTTNTINVAGGLAADGVDVLAVDMDPQGYLTHRLGFEDEYTSDPPSLYDALQSPADHDVDDLVVTHEEFDLLPANIDMFHLEQDLIASGMRPRLRLKTVLENATAWDVVLIDAPPSLGPLNDNVVLATEELLVPVEADESSQLALNHLLRQLDTLEDNYDTHVDVLGLIVSNVAYPLDNEQQAAIDWFNERFEGRVGVWTVRSRAAIKRAVKDQGSVFAEDAEEVDMTDVYAQIAAEVADE; from the coding sequence ATGACTCGGAGAATCGGGATCACGAATCAGAAGGGAGGTGTGAGTAAAACCACGAATACAATCAACGTCGCTGGCGGGCTCGCTGCCGATGGTGTAGACGTTCTCGCCGTCGATATGGACCCTCAGGGATACCTCACGCATCGGCTTGGGTTCGAAGACGAGTACACTTCGGACCCACCGTCGCTATACGATGCGCTTCAGTCGCCCGCCGACCACGACGTCGACGATCTCGTTGTCACTCACGAGGAGTTCGATCTCCTTCCGGCCAACATCGATATGTTCCATCTTGAGCAGGACCTCATCGCGAGCGGGATGCGTCCCCGGCTGCGGTTGAAGACGGTCCTGGAGAACGCGACCGCGTGGGACGTCGTCCTTATCGATGCGCCGCCGTCGCTCGGCCCACTGAATGATAACGTCGTTCTTGCCACCGAGGAACTGCTCGTCCCGGTCGAAGCCGACGAAAGTTCCCAGCTCGCGCTCAATCATCTACTCCGCCAGTTGGATACGCTCGAGGATAACTACGACACACACGTCGATGTCCTCGGTCTCATTGTTTCGAACGTGGCCTATCCGCTGGACAATGAACAGCAGGCGGCCATTGACTGGTTCAACGAGCGTTTCGAAGGACGCGTCGGGGTGTGGACCGTTCGAAGCCGGGCAGCAATCAAGCGGGCAGTGAAAGACCAGGGTTCGGTGTTCGCCGAAGACGCCGAGGAAGTCGATATGACCGACGTGTATGCGCAGATAGCTGCGGAGGTGGCCGATGAGTGA
- the trxA gene encoding thioredoxin: protein MATDTATDAGSAPANEPIHVDSADDLDAVVSEHDVVLTDFYADWCGPCQMLEPTVETIAAETAATVAKVDVDANQQLAGAYGVRGVPTLVLFADGEQVEEIVGLQGEDQLRTLVDSYTN from the coding sequence ATGGCAACCGATACTGCAACCGACGCAGGCAGCGCTCCTGCGAACGAACCGATTCACGTCGATAGCGCCGACGACCTCGATGCCGTGGTCAGCGAACACGATGTCGTCCTGACGGACTTCTACGCCGACTGGTGTGGCCCCTGCCAGATGCTCGAGCCGACCGTCGAGACTATCGCCGCCGAGACCGCCGCGACGGTCGCGAAGGTCGACGTCGACGCGAACCAGCAACTCGCAGGCGCCTACGGCGTCCGCGGCGTCCCGACGCTCGTCCTGTTCGCCGACGGCGAGCAGGTCGAGGAGATCGTCGGCCTCCAGGGCGAAGACCAGCTCCGAACGCTCGTCGACTCCTACACGAACTAG
- a CDS encoding site-specific integrase → MRLEATAKQDEYKVWMTDAELEELRRAAANHRDDLIIQLGGYVGLRAFEIPQIRPEHVKRTPDGDHYRLRVPEGKDTTGNGGKPRDAYLPADVEGDVHRYQNAEDIAPDDLLIDLTERGVRDVVKRTAERAAAETGDDDYQYVSSHDLRRRFAQRLLVDRQMNPRVVMAVGGWDSFQAIEPYLNAPTAEVVNDAFEEAGLA, encoded by the coding sequence ATGCGACTGGAAGCGACCGCAAAGCAGGACGAATACAAGGTCTGGATGACCGACGCCGAACTCGAGGAGCTGCGGCGGGCCGCTGCGAACCATCGCGACGATCTCATCATCCAACTCGGTGGCTACGTCGGCCTCCGAGCCTTCGAAATTCCACAGATCCGCCCCGAGCACGTGAAACGCACACCGGACGGCGATCACTATCGACTCCGGGTTCCGGAGGGCAAGGACACGACCGGGAACGGCGGGAAGCCCCGTGACGCCTACCTCCCCGCGGACGTCGAGGGCGACGTTCACCGCTATCAGAATGCCGAAGATATAGCGCCAGACGATTTATTGATCGATCTCACCGAGCGCGGCGTCCGCGACGTCGTGAAGCGCACGGCCGAGCGTGCGGCCGCCGAAACCGGGGACGACGACTACCAGTACGTGAGTTCTCACGATCTCCGCCGCCGCTTCGCTCAGCGCCTTCTCGTCGACCGACAGATGAATCCCCGGGTTGTGATGGCTGTCGGTGGCTGGGACTCCTTCCAGGCCATCGAACCATATCTCAATGCCCCGACGGCCGAGGTCGTCAACGACGCCTTCGAGGAGGCGGGGCTCGCGTGA
- a CDS encoding DUF302 domain-containing protein, whose amino-acid sequence MSVRTPSGSNGVFRKKIAPLPRRTFPADHRTTPAISAAVTGSIIPMPVTSCNPPLAYEGLTEETELGALLPCNVIVYETDDGEIMVSAVDPQQLVGIADNEALDSIANEVHDRFERVLANVADELESSTEI is encoded by the coding sequence ATGTCGGTTCGGACGCCCTCAGGTTCGAACGGTGTTTTCAGGAAGAAGATAGCCCCGCTGCCACGGAGGACTTTCCCAGCCGACCACAGGACAACGCCGGCGATAAGTGCCGCCGTGACCGGGTCAATTATCCCGATGCCGGTGACTTCATGCAATCCCCCGCTGGCATACGAAGGGCTGACCGAAGAAACCGAACTCGGCGCACTCCTCCCGTGTAACGTCATCGTCTACGAAACCGACGACGGCGAGATCATGGTGAGTGCCGTCGACCCACAACAGCTCGTCGGCATCGCCGACAACGAGGCGCTCGACTCGATCGCGAACGAGGTCCACGACCGGTTCGAACGCGTTCTCGCCAATGTCGCGGACGAACTCGAATCATCGACTGAAATCTGA
- a CDS encoding plastocyanin/azurin family copper-binding protein — translation MTDYSRRQFLGALGAGTVASAGFTQPVAAQETPVVKMGNNYFDPIGLHVEPGTTVRFEIAAGAHSATAYENRIPADGSAFDSGTISSGAFEYTFEAPGTYDYYCIPHKTVGMVGRIVVGSPGGPAEDSPIPDGEVPDSETIVQNGAVAVGSDVEGSGSTDGGMMGPGGGMMGGSRGGRGGVPFIGGALGMLGLIGGLLYWALGRSDESPESQDSAMDTLQRRYAQGEIDEEEFERRHDQLTSDR, via the coding sequence ATGACAGACTACAGTAGACGCCAGTTCCTAGGAGCGCTCGGTGCCGGCACAGTCGCGAGTGCGGGATTCACCCAGCCAGTCGCCGCACAGGAGACGCCCGTCGTGAAGATGGGCAACAACTACTTCGACCCGATCGGACTCCACGTCGAACCCGGCACGACCGTCCGCTTCGAGATAGCGGCCGGAGCACACTCGGCGACCGCCTACGAGAACCGGATTCCGGCCGACGGCAGCGCATTCGACAGTGGAACCATCTCGTCGGGAGCCTTCGAGTACACGTTCGAGGCGCCCGGCACGTACGACTATTACTGTATCCCGCACAAGACGGTCGGCATGGTCGGTCGTATCGTCGTCGGTAGCCCTGGCGGTCCAGCTGAAGACAGCCCGATCCCGGACGGCGAGGTCCCCGACAGCGAGACGATAGTCCAGAACGGCGCCGTCGCCGTCGGCTCAGATGTCGAGGGCAGCGGAAGTACCGATGGCGGCATGATGGGTCCCGGCGGCGGCATGATGGGCGGATCGAGGGGCGGTCGCGGCGGCGTCCCCTTCATCGGCGGGGCACTCGGAATGCTGGGACTGATTGGTGGACTCCTCTACTGGGCACTGGGTAGAAGTGATGAATCTCCCGAGAGTCAGGATTCCGCGATGGATACCCTCCAGCGTCGGTACGCACAGGGCGAAATCGACGAGGAAGAATTCGAACGCCGGCACGACCAGCTCACGTCGGATCGATGA
- a CDS encoding type II toxin-antitoxin system HicB family antitoxin codes for MATVSDPPSGVEFIHKNDGRMTARHVESGVASFGDTEAEALRQLADALDSHVGRGEEIDDPEACLEELGIDAEIREDGPPPWLSDE; via the coding sequence ATGGCGACGGTATCGGACCCGCCCTCGGGCGTCGAGTTCATCCACAAGAACGACGGTCGCATGACTGCGCGACACGTCGAGTCGGGGGTGGCGTCCTTTGGCGACACGGAAGCCGAGGCGCTCCGACAACTTGCCGACGCTCTGGATAGCCACGTCGGTCGCGGCGAGGAGATCGATGACCCCGAGGCGTGCCTCGAGGAACTCGGGATCGACGCCGAAATCAGAGAAGACGGCCCGCCGCCGTGGCTCTCGGACGAGTAG
- a CDS encoding ISH3 family transposase, whose product MYSNKQADGEIHEDQLLNFLVNRLDEEVPISLANNAEIAAEDIYEVLVGACADGTSVSTLCASSQNTPTANTILYHLRTKFEPERLERVANTLLRKDIDELLPKQVEVCADLHLRPYYGDKADTDGLYHSVAKRGTTAFHAYATLYARVTNKRYTLAVRRLEDGDTASSVLAEFLGILDGLDTEIKAVYLDRGFYDSKCLTLLQTHDYAYVIPIIRWGETIQQELSEGWSRVIQHDLTGKLDGHSWTVEFPVYIDCTYLNGKYDENGVARHGYAADAPFIDSPRDARYHYTKRFGIESSYRLFEQAIATTTTRDPTVRLLYVVVSLLLQNVWRYLHYEYVATPRRGGRRLWWWPYKEFVNMVRRAAWTALAVRRAVPANRPPDDRFHR is encoded by the coding sequence GTGTACTCCAACAAGCAAGCAGACGGTGAGATTCACGAGGACCAACTTCTTAACTTTCTCGTCAACCGCCTTGACGAGGAAGTTCCAATCTCTTTAGCAAATAACGCTGAAATCGCTGCTGAGGACATCTATGAGGTCCTCGTCGGCGCTTGCGCCGACGGGACCTCTGTCTCTACGCTCTGTGCGTCGAGCCAGAATACACCCACTGCGAACACGATCCTCTACCATCTTCGGACGAAGTTCGAGCCGGAACGGCTCGAACGAGTCGCTAACACGCTCCTTCGGAAGGATATCGATGAACTGCTCCCCAAGCAGGTGGAGGTCTGCGCAGACCTCCACCTGCGACCCTACTACGGTGACAAAGCCGACACAGACGGTCTCTATCACTCGGTAGCGAAGCGTGGAACCACCGCGTTCCACGCCTACGCCACACTCTACGCGCGTGTGACGAACAAACGCTACACGCTGGCGGTGCGCCGTCTCGAAGACGGCGACACCGCCAGCAGCGTCCTCGCTGAGTTCCTCGGTATTCTCGACGGCCTTGACACCGAGATCAAGGCCGTCTACCTTGATCGCGGATTCTACGACAGCAAGTGCCTCACGCTGCTTCAGACGCACGACTACGCGTACGTGATCCCAATCATCCGGTGGGGTGAGACGATTCAGCAAGAGCTCTCGGAAGGGTGGAGTCGTGTCATTCAGCACGATCTGACAGGGAAACTCGACGGCCACAGCTGGACCGTCGAGTTTCCCGTCTACATCGACTGTACGTACCTAAACGGGAAGTATGACGAGAACGGTGTGGCGCGTCACGGCTACGCCGCTGACGCGCCGTTCATCGACTCACCACGCGACGCTCGATACCACTACACCAAGCGGTTCGGTATCGAGTCGAGCTATCGATTGTTTGAACAAGCGATAGCGACAACAACCACACGAGATCCAACGGTACGGCTGCTGTACGTCGTGGTGAGTCTGCTATTACAGAACGTCTGGCGGTACCTTCACTACGAGTATGTGGCGACGCCCCGCCGAGGCGGGCGTCGCCTCTGGTGGTGGCCGTACAAGGAGTTCGTCAATATGGTTCGACGAGCTGCGTGGACGGCCCTCGCGGTGCGTCGGGCCGTCCCCGCGAATCGGCCACCTGACGACCGGTTCCACCGCTAA
- a CDS encoding SHOCT domain-containing protein translates to MASSNQLDTTTIVLLILGAIIVLPLLTMGMGFGGMMGYGGMMGGYGTTSGWWPLVGMLVQLVFLLLLLGGGYLVFRRVTASQSSRDPAMEELRMAYARGDLTEEEFEARRNKLQRSE, encoded by the coding sequence ATGGCATCATCAAACCAACTCGACACCACAACCATCGTCCTTCTCATCCTCGGGGCGATCATCGTCCTCCCCTTGCTCACGATGGGGATGGGATTCGGCGGGATGATGGGATACGGTGGAATGATGGGTGGATACGGGACGACCAGCGGCTGGTGGCCACTCGTCGGGATGCTCGTCCAGCTGGTCTTCCTCCTCCTCCTGCTCGGTGGAGGATATCTCGTCTTCCGTCGGGTGACGGCATCGCAGTCGTCTCGGGATCCCGCGATGGAGGAGCTGCGTATGGCATACGCCCGCGGAGATCTCACCGAGGAAGAGTTCGAGGCGCGTCGGAACAAGCTCCAACGCTCGGAGTGA
- a CDS encoding thioredoxin family protein: MTEVILFTQETCGACATQREKNEGIEDAYPDVEFREVDIQADLETAEEYGVRKTPTTLVYANGERTAEFIGIADQDELEAAIESAGQQSPGLAN, translated from the coding sequence ATGACGGAAGTTATCCTGTTCACGCAGGAGACCTGTGGAGCGTGCGCAACGCAGCGAGAGAAAAACGAGGGCATCGAAGACGCGTATCCGGATGTCGAGTTCCGAGAGGTCGACATCCAGGCCGATCTGGAGACGGCCGAGGAGTACGGTGTCCGAAAGACGCCCACGACGCTTGTGTATGCGAACGGGGAGAGAACTGCCGAATTCATCGGCATCGCCGACCAGGACGAACTGGAGGCAGCCATCGAGAGCGCCGGCCAGCAATCGCCCGGACTCGCGAACTGA
- a CDS encoding metallophosphoesterase family protein — MTTNDDETLRLLCMGDNHGDVDSLERVVDGTEGEEFDFVIHVGDITNAWFDGVDEGREQLDAVTPYFETLHERGELLYIWGNRDGAIGPEQPFQDYDLPGTYIPEDDSITVAGETFTQNPELVEDETILVNHYWHPELLEHFAGKAYFSGHIHTGRYKNKALNTAFLYRTADHGADALLGAYFVVEIAPDGTWEVEFRNIGQVRKGICPKHQALGVQFVPDYWRNDCQFCYDEEEFYSEVVRTVLYGLGTIQEEAETDEVVESAASTFGATPPSFESKLREFLEERTEEHS; from the coding sequence ATGACGACTAACGATGATGAGACGCTCCGACTTCTTTGTATGGGAGACAACCACGGGGATGTCGACTCACTGGAGCGGGTCGTCGACGGTACTGAAGGCGAGGAATTCGACTTCGTAATTCACGTCGGCGATATCACGAACGCATGGTTTGATGGCGTCGACGAGGGGCGGGAACAGCTCGATGCGGTCACGCCGTATTTCGAGACGCTCCACGAGCGGGGAGAGCTCCTCTACATCTGGGGGAATCGGGACGGGGCAATCGGCCCGGAACAGCCGTTCCAAGACTACGACCTTCCAGGGACGTACATCCCCGAAGATGACAGTATCACCGTTGCTGGAGAGACATTCACGCAGAATCCCGAACTAGTTGAAGACGAGACAATCCTCGTGAATCACTACTGGCACCCCGAACTGCTGGAACACTTCGCGGGGAAGGCATACTTCTCTGGTCATATACACACCGGTCGCTACAAGAACAAGGCTCTCAATACCGCATTCCTCTACCGAACGGCAGACCATGGTGCAGACGCGCTTCTCGGCGCGTACTTCGTCGTTGAGATCGCCCCTGACGGAACGTGGGAGGTCGAATTCCGAAACATCGGGCAGGTTCGCAAAGGAATCTGTCCCAAACACCAGGCACTCGGTGTGCAGTTCGTCCCCGACTACTGGCGAAACGACTGTCAATTCTGCTACGACGAAGAGGAATTCTACAGTGAGGTCGTCCGCACAGTGCTCTACGGACTGGGAACGATACAAGAGGAAGCCGAGACTGACGAAGTGGTCGAATCTGCAGCGTCAACGTTCGGGGCTACTCCACCGTCTTTCGAATCGAAACTGCGAGAGTTTCTCGAAGAGCGGACAGAGGAGCACTCATAG
- a CDS encoding helix-turn-helix domain-containing protein: protein MSESTPKHPAEEKDTKEARLENPSGVLHLFQHESVPILLDAILTLPPGREFNKTEFADHAGVTRQTVSNYIDLLLETDIVEEVPNTSPRRYRVAKSDVVQELFELNSALNNVDEAD from the coding sequence ATGAGCGAGTCAACGCCGAAGCACCCGGCGGAGGAGAAGGACACTAAGGAGGCTCGCCTTGAGAACCCGAGCGGCGTCCTCCATCTCTTTCAGCACGAGAGCGTCCCTATCCTCCTTGACGCCATCCTCACCCTCCCTCCCGGTCGGGAGTTCAACAAGACGGAGTTCGCCGATCACGCCGGCGTCACTCGGCAGACGGTCAGCAACTACATCGATCTCCTACTGGAGACCGATATCGTCGAGGAGGTCCCAAACACGTCGCCTCGTCGCTACCGAGTCGCTAAGAGTGACGTCGTCCAGGAACTCTTCGAACTGAATAGTGCGCTCAACAATGTCGACGAAGCCGATTGA
- a CDS encoding metal-dependent hydrolase, which yields MHQKGHYGAALVAYAPVVFILTALGYTTLGVLGGAVVVGGAMLPDVDQRIPGVKHRGPTHTVWFALAVGAVAGVGGLLLGTSRGVLAALGTGLFGAVVGTLAVVAHILADVLTPTGVRPFAPVHGEKYTLDVVTAANPIANYALLVIGVVVAGVAVAGGLALSG from the coding sequence ATGCACCAGAAAGGCCACTACGGCGCGGCGTTGGTCGCCTACGCCCCCGTTGTATTCATCCTGACTGCGCTTGGCTACACCACGCTCGGAGTGCTCGGTGGTGCCGTTGTCGTTGGCGGGGCCATGCTCCCTGATGTCGACCAACGAATCCCCGGCGTGAAACACCGAGGACCGACACATACCGTGTGGTTCGCGCTCGCCGTCGGCGCGGTCGCCGGTGTCGGTGGCCTACTACTGGGGACGTCCCGTGGCGTGCTCGCTGCGCTCGGAACGGGCCTGTTCGGCGCCGTCGTCGGGACGCTCGCCGTGGTGGCGCATATCCTCGCTGACGTGCTCACACCGACTGGCGTTCGGCCGTTCGCGCCCGTGCATGGCGAGAAGTACACGCTCGACGTCGTCACGGCCGCGAACCCAATAGCGAACTACGCCCTGCTTGTGATCGGCGTCGTGGTCGCCGGTGTGGCGGTCGCTGGCGGGCTCGCGCTCAGCGGTTAA
- a CDS encoding transposase, which produces MAGEVTKTLEATLAPPTEGKAVRLRRLLSTYREALHDAFDSGADTMNGVSDVVTPFDLPYQAKAALCSYVPKLRKTYNASELDDEHPIRLTNQAAKFDRDESRHHEICWNVPLPGYGTNFWIPLRINPEQESLWHDLLNEGAKAGQIRLQQNRSSWVLHITVTYSVEEPEMDGDETYIGFDIGESTLITGCALKRNTPTKPMLESGSRARALRKEMFTTLRRLQERDAAEWRIGERFNHYQNALTDIVEKASRKAVEYARQFDDPVIVMEDLSFIRENLDYGEYMNRRLHAWAFARLQGRVEDKATEAGVPVEYVNPRYTSQTCHECGHIGSRNSQAEFECTNDDCHVTEFQADINAAANIASRVDPWGESVPWEPERDDSPRNGSACDSATVYRETSEKYSQMTLAAYSD; this is translated from the coding sequence ATGGCAGGGGAGGTGACGAAAACTCTCGAGGCGACACTTGCCCCACCGACGGAGGGGAAGGCGGTGCGTCTCCGTCGCCTTCTCTCCACCTACCGCGAGGCGTTGCACGATGCGTTCGACTCCGGTGCGGATACGATGAACGGCGTGTCCGACGTAGTAACGCCGTTCGACCTGCCTTACCAGGCGAAGGCTGCACTGTGCAGCTACGTCCCGAAGCTCCGAAAAACGTACAACGCCAGCGAGTTAGACGACGAACACCCGATCCGGCTCACAAATCAAGCCGCGAAGTTCGACCGCGATGAATCTCGCCACCACGAGATTTGCTGGAACGTGCCCCTGCCGGGCTACGGGACGAACTTCTGGATTCCGCTGCGAATCAACCCCGAGCAAGAATCGTTGTGGCACGATCTCCTCAATGAGGGTGCCAAGGCCGGACAGATCCGGCTCCAGCAGAACCGGAGTAGCTGGGTGTTGCACATTACCGTCACGTACTCGGTCGAAGAACCCGAGATGGACGGTGACGAGACGTACATCGGGTTCGATATCGGCGAATCTACGTTGATTACGGGCTGTGCCCTCAAGCGGAACACGCCGACGAAGCCGATGCTCGAGAGTGGCAGTCGTGCTCGAGCACTTCGCAAAGAGATGTTCACGACACTCCGGCGGCTCCAAGAGCGCGACGCTGCCGAGTGGCGGATCGGTGAACGATTCAACCACTATCAGAACGCGCTGACAGATATCGTCGAGAAGGCGTCTCGAAAAGCCGTCGAGTACGCCCGACAGTTCGACGATCCCGTGATTGTGATGGAGGACTTGTCCTTCATCCGCGAGAACTTGGACTACGGGGAGTACATGAACCGACGCCTTCACGCATGGGCGTTCGCTCGGCTTCAAGGCCGGGTCGAAGATAAGGCCACCGAGGCCGGTGTCCCGGTCGAGTACGTGAACCCGCGCTATACAAGCCAGACGTGCCATGAATGCGGACACATTGGATCTCGTAATTCACAAGCGGAGTTCGAGTGTACGAACGACGACTGTCACGTAACTGAGTTCCAAGCAGACATCAACGCGGCGGCGAATATCGCCAGTCGCGTAGATCCGTGGGGAGAGAGCGTTCCTTGGGAACCGGAACGCGATGACTCGCCTCGGAACGGGAGCGCCTGTGACAGCGCCACAGTCTACCGGGAGACGAGCGAGAAATACTCGCAGATGACGCTCGCGGCCTACTCGGACTGA
- a CDS encoding PIN domain-containing protein encodes MTEGTDIPETIIFDAEPLIAYFCNEPGSDTVETYVDAVEGAADGYISAINLAEVHYVVRAIDGEERADAVVDVLEESGIRRVDTEQTWASAADFKFRYAPALGDAFALGTAAHVDGMLLVGADDDYDDVTDVPITRFRTEPA; translated from the coding sequence ATGACAGAGGGGACTGACATTCCCGAGACGATTATCTTCGACGCCGAACCACTCATCGCCTATTTCTGCAACGAACCAGGGAGCGACACCGTCGAGACGTACGTCGACGCCGTCGAAGGCGCGGCCGATGGATACATCTCAGCGATCAACCTCGCCGAGGTCCACTACGTCGTGCGTGCAATCGACGGCGAGGAACGCGCTGATGCTGTCGTCGACGTCCTCGAGGAAAGCGGCATCCGTCGCGTCGATACCGAACAGACCTGGGCGTCAGCAGCCGACTTCAAATTCCGCTACGCTCCAGCGCTCGGTGATGCCTTCGCGCTCGGGACTGCAGCACACGTCGACGGGATGCTCCTGGTCGGTGCCGACGACGACTACGACGACGTCACCGACGTCCCAATCACTCGGTTCCGGACCGAACCGGCATAG